A DNA window from Schistocerca gregaria isolate iqSchGreg1 chromosome 2, iqSchGreg1.2, whole genome shotgun sequence contains the following coding sequences:
- the LOC126335533 gene encoding 116 kDa U5 small nuclear ribonucleoprotein component: protein MDADLYDEFGNYIGPELESDEEEEEGYGEQNDAQEYDEDMDNEREDDIDQAPMAVVLHEDKRYYPAALEVFGPDVETIVQEEDNQPLDTPLIAPIKKKKFQLKEQELPETVYNMEFLADLMDTSSLIRNVALIGHLHHGKTTFVDCLIQQTHPGMRTLEEKNLRYTDTLFTEQERGVGIKAMPVTLVLPNIKNKSYLVNVYDTPGHVNFSDEVTAAQRLCDGVVLFVDAAEGVMLNTERLLKHAVQEKLAITVCINKIDRLMLELKLPPQDAYYKLRHIVDEVNGLLALYCEDGNPVVVSPILGNVCFASSQYSVCFTLKSFANIYAQTYPNVNITEFARRLWGDIYFNSKSRRFTKKAPHNSSQRSFVEFILEPLYKIFAQVVGDVDTTLPNVLDELNIRLTKEEMKINIRPLLRLICNRFLGDFSGFVEMCVEHIPAPLENAPAKVKHIYTGPLDTSLAEDMCSCNPDGHLMVYSTKMYPTDDCTFFQVMARVMSGTLQAGQEVRVLGENYTLTDEEDSRILTIGRLWIFEARYKVELNRIPAGNWVLIEGIDQPIVKTATITDLSITDDVYIFRPLKFNTQSVIKIAVEPVNPSELPKMLDGLRKVNKSYPLLTTRVEESGEHVVLGTGELYLDCVMHDLRKMYSEIDIKVADPVVAFCETVVETSSLKCFAETPNKKNKITMIAEPLEKGLAEDIENEVVQISWNKRRLAEFFQTKYDWDLLAARSIWAFGPDPIGPNILVDDTLPSEVDKGLLNSVKDSIVQGFQWGTREGPLCEEPIRNVKFKILDAVIAQEPLHRGGGQIIPTARRVAYSAFLMATPRLMEPYLFVEVQAPADCVSAVYTVLAKRRGHVTQDAPVPGSPLYTIKAFIPAIDSFGFETDLRTHTQGQAFCLSVFHHWQIVPGDPLDKSIVIRPLEPQPATHLAREFMIKTRRRKGLSEDVSINKFFDDPMLLELARQDVMLNYPL from the coding sequence atggatGCTGATCTGTACGACGAATTTGGGAATTACATTGGTCCTGAATTGGAGTctgacgaagaggaagaagaagggtaTGGAGAGCAGAACGATGCCCAAGAGTACGATGAAGATATGGACAATGAAAGGGAAGACGACATTGACCAGGCTCCAATGGCTGTTGTTCTACATGAAGATAAACGATATTACCCCGCTGCTTTAGAAGTCTTTGGTCCGGATGTAGAAACAATTGTGCAGGAAGAAGACAACCAGCCACTCGATACCCCTCTGATTGCTCCCATTAAGAAAAAGAAATTTCAGCTTAAGGAACAGGAACTGCCCGAAACAGTGTATAACATggaattcctggcagatttaatgGACACTTCTAGCCTTATTAGAAACGTGGCTTTGATCGGACACTTGCATCACGGGAAAACAACATTTGTTGATTGTTTGATACAGCAAACACACCCAGGCATGAGAACGCTCGAAGAAAAGAATTTGCGATATACAGACACATTGTTCACAGAACAAGAACGTGGCGTAGGCATAAAAGCGATGCCCGTAACATTGGTACTTCCAAATATCAAGAATAAATCATATCTCGTAAATGTATATGACACGCCAGGGCACGTGAACTTTTCGGACGAAGTGACTGCCGCTCAGCGTTTATGTGATGGTGTGGTGCTGTTTGTGGACGCTGCCGAGGGTGTCATGCTCAACACAGAGCGCCTCTTAAAGCACGCAGTGCAAGAGAAACTTGCAATAACTGTATGTATTAACAAGATAGATAGGTTAATGCTTGAATTGAAACTTCCCCCACAGGACGCATATTATAAACTACGCCACATAGTTGATGAAGTAAATGGTTTGCTGGCCTTGTACTGCGAAGATGGAAATCCAGTTGTTGTTTCTCCCATATTAGGGAATGTCTGTTTTGCCAGTTCACAATACTCTGTCTGCTTTACTCTGAAATCTTTCGCAAATATATATGCACAGACTTACCCGAATGTCAATATTACAGAATTTGCCCGTCGCTTGTGGGGAGACATTTATTTCAATAGTAAAAGCAGACGATTTACCAAAAAAGCTCCTCATAATTCATCACAACGTAGCTTTGTTGAATTTATTCTGGAACCACTGTATAAAATATTTGCCCAAGTTGTTGGTGATGTTGATACTACCCTGCCAAATGTACTAGATGAGTTAAATATTAGACTTACAAAAGAGGAGATGAAAATTAACATTAGACCTCTTTTGAGGTTAATATGTAATAGATTTCTGGGTGATTTCAGTGGATTCGTGGAAATGTGCGTAGAGCACATACCTGCACCATTAGAAAATGCTCCAGCTAAAGTGAAGCATATCTACACAGGACCTTTAGATACAAGTTTAGCAGAAGACATGTGCAGTTGTAATCCTGATGGACACTTAATGGTGTATAGTACAAAAATGTACCCTACAGATGATTGTACATTTTTCCAGGTTATGGCACGTGTAATGAGCGGTACTCTTCAGGCTGGGCAAGAAGTACGTGTTCTTGGAGAAAATTACACACTTACTGATGAGGAAGATTCAAGAATTCTAACAATTGGTCGTTTGTGGATCTTTGAGGCGAGATATAAAGTGGAATTAAATCGTATTCCAGCCGGTAATTGGGTGCTTATTGAAGGCATTGACCAGCCTATAGTCAAAACAGCTACAATTACTGATCTCAGTATCACTGATGATGTTTACATCTTTCGTCCACTGAAGTTCAATACTCAGTCAGTGATCAAAATTGCTGTTGAACCTGTAAATCCTTCTGAACTACCAAAAATGCTGGATGGATTAAGAAAAGTTAACAAATCTTATCCACTTTTGACAACAAGAGTTGAAGAGTCAGGTGAACATGTGGTACTGGGGACTGGGGAATTGTATCTTGACTGTGTCATGCATGACCTGCGAAAAATGTACTCTGAAATTGATATTAAAGTTGCAGACCCAGTTGTTGCATTTTGCGAGACAGTTGTTGAGACTTCTTCATTGAAATGCTTTGCTGAAACTCcaaacaagaagaataaaataacgaTGATTGCTGAACCATTAGAAAAGGGGttggcagaagacatagaaaatgaagTGGTTCAGATTTCATGGAACAAGAGAAGATTAGCTGAGTTTTTTCAGACAAAATATGACTGGGATCTTTTGGCTGCTCGATCTATTTGGGCTTTTGGGCCAGATCCAATTGGTCCAAACATTCTAGTGGATGATACTTTACCATCAGAAGTTGACAAAGGCCTCTTAAATTCTGTCAAGGATTCTATTGTTCAAGGTTTTCAGTGGGGCACTAGAGAGGGCCCGTTGTGTGAAGAACCTATCCGTAATGTTAAATTCAAAATTCTTGATGCAGTTATCGCACAAGAACCCTTGCACCGTGGTGGCGGACAGATTATTCCTACTGCGCGCAGGGTGGCATACTCAGCCTTTTTGATGGCAACACCTCGTTTAATGGAGCCGTATCTCTTTGTAGAGGTTCAGGCTCCTGCAGACTGTGTCTCAGCAGTTTACACAGTACTAGCAAAGCGCAGGGGACATGTTACGCAGGATGCCCCTGTTCCAGGGTCCCCTTTGTATACAATAAAGGCATTTATACCAGCTATTGATTCATTTGGCTTTGAGACAGATCTTCGAACGCACACACAAGGGCAGGCATTTTGTTTGTCAGTTTTTCATCACTGGCAGATTGTTCCTGGTGATCCCCTTGATAAAAGTATTGTCATACGTCCTTTGGAGCCACAGCCTGCCACACATTTGGCAAGAGAGTTCATGATAAAAACACGTCGTCGTAAAGGTTTGAGTGAAGATGTATCAATTAATAAATTTTTTGATGATCCTATGTTGCTTGAACTTGCACGGCAAGATGTCATGTTGAACTATCCACTGTAA